In one window of Skermanella rosea DNA:
- a CDS encoding putative DNA modification/repair radical SAM protein, which yields MELREKLEILADAAKYDASCASSGSDRKSSAGTKDGIGSTEGMGICHAYAPDGRCISLLKILLTNFCVYDCLYCVNRRSSNVRRARFTPEEVVRLTLGFYRRNYIEGLFLSSGIIQSPDYTMEQLVRVAKMLREDHGFRGYIHLKTIPDASPELLAEAGLYADRLSINIELPSEPSLDRLAPEKDAGAIRRSMGRLRLRIEEAKSSPREPRFAPGGQSTQMIVGADGTDDRGILATSDRLYTGYRLRRVYYSAFSPIPDGSSSLPPGAPPLVREHRLYQADWLMRFYGFDAGEIVPDGGLLDLEIDPKLAWALVNRHRFPVDVNKADRESLLRVPGMGVRTVDRLLSIRRHKAVRLEDLGRLRVQIAKVAPFVTTADPQVGRSLLDRIDLRQRLAPRPAQLALPLFA from the coding sequence AGTACGACGCGTCCTGCGCGTCGAGCGGGTCGGATCGCAAGAGTTCCGCCGGGACGAAGGACGGGATCGGCTCGACCGAGGGCATGGGCATCTGCCATGCCTATGCGCCGGACGGGCGCTGCATCTCGCTGCTGAAGATCCTGCTGACCAATTTCTGCGTCTATGACTGCCTGTACTGCGTCAACCGGCGGTCCAGCAATGTCCGCCGCGCCCGCTTCACGCCGGAGGAGGTGGTCAGGCTGACCCTGGGCTTCTACCGGCGCAACTATATCGAGGGGCTCTTCCTCAGCTCCGGCATCATCCAGAGCCCGGATTATACGATGGAGCAGCTGGTCCGGGTGGCGAAGATGCTGCGGGAGGACCATGGCTTCCGCGGCTACATCCACCTGAAGACGATTCCCGACGCCTCGCCCGAGCTGCTGGCCGAGGCGGGGCTGTATGCCGACCGGCTCAGCATCAACATCGAGCTGCCGTCGGAGCCATCGCTGGACCGGCTGGCGCCGGAGAAGGACGCGGGCGCGATCCGGCGTTCCATGGGGCGGCTGCGGCTTCGGATCGAGGAGGCGAAGTCCAGCCCGCGCGAGCCGCGCTTCGCGCCGGGCGGCCAGAGCACCCAGATGATCGTCGGGGCCGACGGGACCGACGACCGGGGCATCCTGGCGACCAGCGACCGGCTCTATACCGGGTACCGGCTGCGCCGAGTCTATTATTCCGCCTTCAGCCCGATCCCGGACGGCAGCTCCAGCCTGCCGCCGGGAGCGCCGCCCTTGGTCAGGGAGCACCGGCTGTACCAGGCCGACTGGCTGATGCGCTTCTACGGCTTCGACGCGGGGGAGATCGTGCCGGACGGCGGGCTGCTCGACCTGGAGATCGACCCTAAGCTGGCCTGGGCGCTGGTCAACCGCCACCGTTTCCCGGTGGATGTCAACAAGGCGGACCGGGAAAGCCTGCTGCGGGTGCCCGGCATGGGCGTACGTACGGTGGACCGCCTGCTGTCGATCCGACGCCACAAGGCCGTACGCCTGGAGGACCTGGGACGGCTGCGGGTACAGATCGCCAAGGTGGCGCCCTTCGTCACCACGGCGGACCCGCAGGTGGGCCGCTCGCTGCTGGACCGGATCGACCTGCGGCAGAGGCTGGCGCCCCGGCCGGCGCAGCTGGCGCTGCCGCTGTTCGCGTGA
- the pcsA gene encoding phosphatidylcholine synthase — protein sequence MTEVTEPYSHVQKAAAWVVHAVTASGVVLGLMALLALVDNNAKGCLLWLGAALLVDGVDGTLARKFSVKRVLPNFDGAILDLVIDYLTYVFIPAIFIYKFIPLPGPLELVAVAFILLSALYCFCNVNMKSNDNYFVGFPAVWNVVALYLFILDLDPAVTFALITFFALMTFTTAKFVHPFRVPHLMPVNLAMTAVWMISSLLLVLGQPDDPLVLMVPWIVASAWFTGICAWRTVLGYARGG from the coding sequence ATGACCGAAGTGACCGAGCCTTATTCCCACGTCCAGAAGGCCGCCGCCTGGGTGGTCCACGCCGTCACGGCGAGCGGGGTGGTGCTCGGGCTGATGGCCCTGCTGGCGCTGGTGGACAACAACGCCAAGGGCTGCCTGCTCTGGCTCGGCGCGGCCCTCCTGGTCGACGGGGTGGACGGGACGCTGGCCCGGAAATTCTCGGTCAAGCGGGTCCTGCCCAATTTCGACGGGGCGATCCTGGACCTGGTGATCGACTATCTGACATACGTGTTCATCCCGGCGATCTTCATCTACAAGTTCATCCCGCTTCCGGGGCCGCTCGAACTGGTGGCGGTCGCCTTCATCCTGCTGTCGGCGCTCTACTGTTTCTGCAACGTCAACATGAAGAGCAACGACAACTATTTCGTGGGATTCCCGGCGGTCTGGAACGTCGTGGCGCTGTACCTCTTCATCCTGGACCTGGATCCGGCGGTCACCTTCGCCCTGATCACCTTCTTCGCCCTGATGACCTTCACCACGGCCAAGTTCGTGCATCCCTTCCGGGTGCCGCACCTGATGCCGGTCAACCTCGCGATGACCGCGGTCTGGATGATCAGCAGCCTGCTGCTCGTGCTGGGCCAGCCGGACGACCCGCTGGTGCTGATGGTGCCGTGGATCGTCGCCTCCGCCTGGTTCACCGGCATCTGCGCCTGGCGGACCGTGCTGGGATACGCGCGCGGCGGCTGA
- a CDS encoding efflux RND transporter periplasmic adaptor subunit encodes MTMVRQIVIVLVLIALAAGAWWYLDPSGGDAAQQAQEGPRAVPVEVAEARRGEVSEVIEAVGTTRPRQSIEVIADDSGRVDEILFETGQRVEQGQPLVRLDRGIQEANLAEAEAVLVDARAQLERARQLVSNSAVSEARVDELRAAFLTAEARVAAERQRLRDRTVNAPFAGIVGLREVDVGARVTDSTVLTRLDDLSVIELEFAVPERFFGAIRQGQPVSATSTAFPDTDFTGAVAAIDTRIDAVSRSFRVRAEFPNPDARLPGGLFMLARVTLSTRPDAILVPEEAVLAEGRSNFVYRIVGTPAEPRAERVEVRLGQRRVGEVEVVEGIGIGDRVVTAGLQRLRPGAAVRLPSEPAPSSEDSADKVAERAG; translated from the coding sequence ATGACCATGGTCCGCCAGATCGTCATCGTCCTGGTCCTGATCGCCCTTGCCGCCGGTGCCTGGTGGTACCTGGACCCGTCGGGAGGCGACGCCGCCCAGCAGGCCCAGGAGGGTCCCCGCGCCGTTCCCGTCGAAGTCGCCGAAGCCCGCCGGGGCGAGGTTTCCGAGGTGATCGAGGCGGTCGGCACGACCCGGCCGCGCCAGTCGATCGAGGTGATCGCCGACGACAGCGGCCGGGTGGACGAGATCCTGTTCGAGACCGGCCAGCGCGTCGAACAGGGCCAGCCCCTGGTCCGCCTCGACCGCGGCATCCAGGAAGCGAACCTCGCCGAGGCCGAGGCCGTCCTGGTCGATGCCAGGGCGCAGCTTGAGCGCGCCCGGCAGCTCGTCTCCAACAGCGCCGTCTCGGAAGCGCGGGTGGACGAGTTGCGGGCGGCCTTCCTGACGGCCGAGGCCCGGGTCGCGGCGGAACGGCAGCGGCTGCGCGACCGCACGGTCAACGCGCCTTTCGCCGGCATCGTCGGATTGCGGGAGGTCGATGTGGGCGCCCGCGTCACCGACAGCACGGTGCTGACCCGGCTGGACGACCTGTCCGTCATCGAGCTCGAATTCGCGGTGCCGGAGCGCTTCTTCGGCGCGATCCGCCAGGGGCAGCCCGTGAGCGCCACCAGCACCGCGTTCCCGGACACGGACTTCACCGGCGCCGTCGCCGCCATAGACACCCGGATCGACGCGGTGTCGCGGTCGTTCCGGGTCCGTGCCGAGTTTCCCAACCCCGATGCCCGCCTGCCCGGTGGCTTGTTCATGCTGGCCCGGGTCACCCTGTCCACCCGCCCCGACGCCATCCTGGTCCCGGAGGAGGCCGTGCTGGCCGAAGGGCGTTCCAACTTCGTCTACCGCATCGTCGGGACGCCGGCCGAGCCCCGGGCGGAACGGGTCGAAGTCCGGCTCGGCCAGCGCCGCGTCGGCGAGGTCGAGGTGGTCGAGGGGATCGGGATCGGCGACCGCGTCGTCACCGCGGGTCTCCAGCGGCTGCGCCCCGGCGCGGCCGTCCGACTGCCGTCGGAGCCGGCGCCCTCGTCCGAGGACAGCGCCGACAAGGTGGCGGAGCGGGCGGGATGA
- a CDS encoding IlvD/Edd family dehydratase, whose amino-acid sequence MTSETSAKNASGRLRSQAWFDDPSNPDMTALYIERYLNYGLTRQEIQSGRPIIGIAQTGSDLAPCNRHHIELASRVKDGIREAGGIPLEFPVHPIQETGKRPTAALDRTLSYLGLVEVLYGYPLDGVVLTTGCDKTTPAMLAGAATVNIPAIVLSGGPMLDGHYKGKLAGSGTVVWEARRLLAADKIGYDEFMDMVSSSAPSVGHCNTMGTALSMNSIAEALGMSLPGCAAIPGPYRERGQIAYLTGKRIVDMVREDLTPRKVMTREAFENAIVVASAIGASTNTPPHLISIARHVGVDLTLEDWQKFGHDVPLLVNCQPAGFYLGEAFHRAGGVPTVMKELIKAGRIHTGAPTVTGKPMGENVERAPDPDDDVIRPYDKPLMEEAGMLVMGGNLFDSAVMKTSVISPEFRKQYLSNPDDPDAFVGRAIVFDGPEEYHSRINDPSLDIDENCILFIRGCGTVGYPGSAEVVNMQPPDHLIKRGIVSLPTIGDGRQSGTSASPSILNASPEAAVGGGLALLKTGDKVRVDLRKRRVDLLASDEEIAARRAALKLPELKHQTPWQELYRGLVGQLSDGGCLEMAVKYQDIVHTSGMPRHSH is encoded by the coding sequence ATGACCTCAGAGACATCCGCGAAGAACGCCTCGGGCAGACTGCGCAGCCAAGCCTGGTTCGACGATCCGTCGAACCCCGACATGACCGCCCTCTACATCGAGCGCTACCTGAACTACGGGCTTACCCGGCAGGAGATCCAGTCCGGCCGCCCGATCATCGGCATCGCCCAGACCGGCAGCGACCTGGCGCCCTGCAACCGCCACCACATCGAACTGGCGTCCCGCGTCAAGGACGGCATCCGCGAAGCCGGCGGCATCCCGCTGGAATTTCCGGTCCACCCGATCCAGGAAACCGGCAAGCGGCCGACCGCGGCGCTCGACCGGACCCTGTCCTATCTCGGCCTGGTCGAGGTCCTGTACGGCTATCCGCTCGACGGCGTCGTGCTGACCACCGGCTGCGACAAGACCACGCCAGCCATGCTGGCGGGTGCCGCGACCGTCAACATCCCGGCCATCGTCCTGTCGGGCGGCCCGATGCTGGACGGCCACTACAAGGGCAAGCTCGCCGGCTCCGGCACGGTGGTGTGGGAGGCGCGCCGCCTGCTCGCCGCCGACAAGATCGGCTATGACGAGTTCATGGACATGGTCAGCTCGTCGGCGCCCAGCGTCGGCCACTGCAACACCATGGGCACCGCCCTGTCGATGAACTCGATCGCCGAGGCCCTGGGCATGTCCCTGCCGGGCTGCGCCGCGATCCCCGGCCCCTACCGCGAGCGCGGCCAGATCGCCTACCTGACCGGCAAGCGGATCGTGGACATGGTCCGCGAGGACCTGACCCCGCGCAAGGTGATGACCCGGGAAGCGTTCGAGAACGCCATCGTGGTCGCCTCCGCGATCGGCGCCTCGACCAACACCCCGCCGCACCTGATCTCGATCGCCCGCCATGTCGGCGTGGACCTGACGCTGGAAGACTGGCAGAAGTTCGGGCACGACGTCCCGCTGCTGGTCAACTGCCAGCCGGCAGGATTCTACCTGGGCGAAGCGTTCCACCGGGCCGGCGGCGTCCCGACGGTCATGAAGGAACTGATCAAGGCCGGCCGCATCCACACCGGCGCGCCGACCGTCACCGGCAAGCCGATGGGCGAGAACGTCGAGCGGGCGCCCGATCCGGACGACGACGTGATCCGTCCCTACGACAAGCCGCTGATGGAAGAAGCCGGCATGCTCGTCATGGGCGGCAACCTGTTCGATTCGGCGGTGATGAAGACCAGCGTCATCAGCCCCGAGTTCCGCAAGCAGTACCTGTCCAACCCGGACGATCCCGACGCCTTCGTGGGCCGGGCGATCGTGTTCGACGGGCCGGAGGAATACCACTCGCGGATCAACGACCCGTCGCTCGACATCGACGAGAACTGCATCCTGTTCATCCGCGGCTGCGGCACCGTCGGCTATCCCGGCTCCGCCGAGGTGGTGAACATGCAGCCGCCCGACCACCTGATCAAGCGGGGCATCGTCTCCCTGCCGACGATCGGCGACGGGCGCCAGAGCGGCACCTCGGCCAGCCCGTCGATCCTGAACGCCTCGCCCGAGGCGGCGGTCGGCGGCGGGCTCGCCCTGCTGAAGACCGGCGACAAGGTGCGGGTGGACCTGCGCAAGCGCCGCGTCGACCTGCTCGCTTCCGACGAGGAGATCGCGGCCCGCCGCGCGGCGCTCAAGCTGCCGGAGCTGAAGCACCAGACGCCCTGGCAGGAACTCTACCGCGGCTTGGTCGGCCAGCTCTCGGACGGCGGATGCCTGGAGATGGCGGTCAAGTACCAGGACATCGTCCACACCAGCGGCATGCCGCGCCACTCGCACTGA
- a CDS encoding efflux RND transporter permease subunit: MISDLSIKRPVLAIVLSALIVVIGIAALMRLPVRELPDVDTAVVTITMTYPGAAPEIIDTEIIEVIEGGISSVDGIRSIRSSSRLGRGRIVVEFVTSRDIDQAANDVRDAVGRVSVDLPEEADPPEIVKTDSDAQPIMRIAITSDRMTPADINDYASRFIVDRLSVLNGVAQVEIFGERRYAIRIWLDREALAARNLTVADVESALRRNNVELPAGELESVSRQFTIRTDTRLRTVEEFRDIVVAQVGSFPVRLGDLAQVELGVEDDDSVVRSNGQAAVGLGVLRQSQANTIEVSNQVRAELEALRPTLPEGMSVMVSSDDATFISQSIEEVVIALGMSVLLVIAVIFLFLHSVRATIVPAVTIPVAVIGTLAFIYAFGFSINVLTLLALLLAIGLVVDDAIVVLENIQRRVEEGEHPLAAAFLGTRQVTFAVIATSLTLVAVFLPISTLEGQVGRLFAEFGVVMAAAVAISTFVALSLCAMLCSKLLRGGEKPGRIGRGLERAFNAMADGYRRLLRRALGMPVLVLAVAGAISAGTVLLYDILPRELTPTEDRGVFFIPVTAPEGATAGYTDANARRIEEVLAPLRESGEAERIFAIVGFRNQPGRGFVVVGLADWAERERSQREIVNSIIPGISGIPGVRAFPVNPAGLGQRGSSAPLQVVIGGQDYDTIQEWSDRIVARALENPGLQNVETDFEATRPQFNVLIDRRKADDLEIGIERIGSTLQTMLASREVTDYINRGRVYPVIIQARDSDRQTPADLKNIFVRSGDDGSLVPLNALVTLEELAAAPELKRFDRLPSITISASLADGYDLGSAIDYINEIAAEELPPEGRLSYTGQSQQFLETSGGIAVTFGIALLIVFLVLAAQFESFIHPLIIMLTVPLGLAGALAALALGGLSLNIYSQVGMVLLIGLMAKNGILIVEFANQLRAEGMDVRQAITEGSALRFRPILMTVLSTVLGAVPLLLASGAGAESRVAIGAVIIGGLTVASLLTLFVTPVLYDLLARFTRPANSVAEDLNRQLQGLRNRQPAE, translated from the coding sequence ATGATCTCCGACCTCAGCATCAAGCGCCCGGTCCTCGCGATCGTCCTCAGCGCGCTCATCGTCGTCATCGGCATCGCCGCCCTGATGCGGCTGCCGGTGCGCGAACTGCCGGACGTCGATACCGCGGTCGTCACGATCACCATGACCTATCCCGGCGCAGCACCGGAGATCATCGACACCGAGATCATCGAGGTGATCGAGGGCGGCATCAGCAGCGTGGACGGCATCCGCAGCATCCGCTCGTCCAGCCGTCTCGGCCGCGGCCGCATCGTGGTCGAATTCGTCACCTCCCGCGATATCGACCAGGCCGCCAACGACGTGCGCGACGCGGTCGGCCGCGTGTCCGTGGACCTGCCGGAGGAGGCGGACCCGCCGGAGATCGTCAAGACCGACAGCGACGCCCAGCCGATCATGCGCATCGCCATCACCAGCGACCGCATGACGCCGGCCGACATCAACGACTATGCCAGCCGCTTCATCGTGGACCGGCTGTCGGTGCTGAACGGGGTGGCGCAGGTCGAGATCTTCGGCGAGCGGCGCTACGCCATCCGCATCTGGCTGGACCGCGAGGCGCTGGCCGCCCGCAACCTGACCGTCGCCGACGTGGAATCGGCCCTGCGGCGGAACAATGTGGAATTGCCGGCGGGCGAGCTCGAATCGGTGTCCCGCCAGTTCACCATCCGGACCGACACAAGGCTGCGCACGGTGGAGGAGTTCCGCGACATCGTCGTGGCGCAGGTCGGCAGTTTCCCGGTCCGCCTCGGCGACCTGGCCCAGGTCGAGCTGGGGGTCGAGGATGACGACTCCGTCGTCCGGTCCAACGGCCAGGCCGCGGTCGGCTTGGGCGTGCTGCGCCAGTCCCAGGCCAACACGATCGAGGTCAGCAACCAGGTCCGCGCCGAGCTGGAAGCGCTGCGCCCCACCCTGCCCGAGGGCATGTCGGTGATGGTCAGCTCCGACGACGCCACCTTCATCTCCCAGTCGATCGAGGAGGTGGTGATCGCGCTCGGCATGTCGGTGCTGCTGGTGATCGCGGTGATCTTCCTGTTTCTTCATTCCGTTCGCGCAACGATCGTCCCGGCCGTCACGATCCCGGTCGCCGTGATCGGCACGCTGGCCTTCATCTATGCCTTCGGCTTCTCGATCAACGTCCTGACCCTGCTGGCGCTCCTGCTCGCCATCGGCCTGGTGGTGGACGACGCGATCGTCGTGCTGGAGAACATCCAGCGGCGGGTGGAGGAAGGCGAGCATCCGCTGGCCGCCGCCTTCCTCGGCACCAGGCAGGTCACCTTCGCCGTGATCGCGACCTCGCTGACGCTGGTCGCGGTCTTCCTGCCGATCTCGACGCTGGAGGGGCAGGTCGGCCGCCTGTTCGCGGAGTTCGGCGTCGTCATGGCCGCGGCGGTCGCGATATCCACCTTCGTGGCGCTGTCCCTGTGCGCCATGCTGTGTTCCAAGCTGCTGCGCGGCGGCGAGAAGCCCGGACGGATCGGCCGGGGGCTGGAGCGCGCTTTCAACGCCATGGCGGATGGCTACCGGCGTCTCCTCAGGCGCGCGCTCGGCATGCCTGTCCTGGTGCTCGCGGTGGCCGGTGCCATCTCCGCCGGGACCGTCCTGCTTTACGACATCCTCCCGCGCGAGCTGACCCCGACGGAGGACCGCGGCGTCTTCTTCATCCCGGTGACCGCGCCCGAGGGGGCCACGGCCGGCTACACCGACGCCAACGCGCGGCGCATCGAGGAAGTCCTCGCTCCCCTGCGGGAGTCCGGGGAGGCCGAGCGCATCTTCGCCATCGTGGGGTTCCGCAACCAGCCGGGCCGCGGCTTCGTGGTGGTCGGCCTGGCCGACTGGGCCGAGCGCGAGCGGAGCCAGCGCGAGATCGTGAACTCGATCATCCCCGGCATCAGCGGCATTCCCGGCGTCCGCGCCTTCCCGGTCAATCCCGCCGGCCTGGGCCAGCGCGGCAGCAGCGCGCCGCTCCAAGTGGTGATCGGCGGCCAGGACTACGACACGATCCAGGAATGGTCTGACCGCATCGTCGCCCGCGCCCTGGAGAACCCCGGCCTCCAGAACGTGGAGACCGACTTCGAGGCGACCCGGCCCCAGTTCAACGTGCTGATCGACCGCCGCAAGGCGGACGACCTGGAGATCGGGATCGAGCGGATCGGCAGCACGCTCCAGACCATGCTGGCCTCCCGCGAGGTCACGGACTACATCAACCGCGGCCGGGTCTATCCCGTGATCATCCAGGCGCGCGACAGCGACCGCCAGACGCCCGCCGACCTGAAGAACATCTTCGTCCGGTCCGGCGACGACGGCTCGCTGGTCCCGCTCAACGCCCTGGTCACGCTGGAGGAACTGGCGGCGGCTCCCGAGCTGAAGCGATTCGACCGGTTGCCCTCGATCACCATCTCGGCGTCGCTCGCCGACGGGTACGACCTGGGGTCCGCCATCGACTACATCAACGAGATCGCCGCGGAGGAACTGCCGCCCGAGGGCCGGCTGAGCTATACCGGGCAGAGCCAGCAGTTCCTCGAGACCTCGGGCGGCATCGCCGTCACCTTCGGGATCGCGCTGCTGATCGTCTTCCTGGTGCTGGCCGCCCAGTTCGAAAGCTTCATCCATCCGCTGATCATCATGCTGACGGTGCCGCTCGGCCTCGCCGGCGCTCTCGCCGCGCTGGCGTTGGGCGGGTTGTCCCTGAACATCTACAGCCAGGTCGGGATGGTGCTGCTGATCGGCCTGATGGCGAAGAACGGCATCCTGATCGTCGAGTTCGCCAACCAGCTCCGCGCCGAGGGGATGGACGTCCGGCAGGCGATCACGGAAGGATCGGCGCTCCGGTTCCGCCCGATCCTGATGACGGTGCTGTCCACCGTGCTGGGCGCGGTGCCCCTGCTGCTGGCCAGCGGGGCCGGCGCCGAGAGCCGGGTCGCCATCGGCGCCGTGATCATCGGCGGGCTGACGGTCGCGTCCCTGCTGACCCTGTTCGTCACGCCGGTGCTCTACGACCTCTTGGCCCGCTTCACCCGCCCCGCCAATTCCGTCGCGGAGGACCTGAACCGCCAACTCCAGGGCCTGCGAAACCGCCAGCCGGCGGAGTGA
- a CDS encoding S8 family peptidase, with product MRNYAILRNLSPLATAEPFERRARSLGRGAAVIPPEPMIDVARLTSRQVREVARDPEVRGIAPIMPIALVRPFEVPEAEAATQAWGIGAVRADVSAFSGAGVTVAVLDTGIDAAHPAFAGVEVVQEDFSGSGNGDRQGHGTHCAGTIFGRDVDGTRIGVARGVNRALIGKVLGDDGSGNSDMIFRGIQWAVQEGAQVISMSLGFDFPGLVARLVADGWPPELATSVALEGYRGNLRMFDALMEMVEARAAFSTGTVLVAAAGNESRRDQNRDFEVAVSIPAAAQGIISVGALGQTGASLGVAPFSNTFPQVSAPGVNVLSARAGGGLVALNGTSMATPHVAGVAALWWEAMGGAPARIAATAVSAKILASARTEVFLSDADPADRGLGLVTAP from the coding sequence ATGCGAAATTATGCGATCCTGCGAAATCTATCTCCCCTGGCAACCGCGGAGCCGTTCGAGCGCCGCGCCCGGAGCCTCGGCCGCGGAGCCGCGGTGATCCCGCCCGAGCCGATGATCGACGTGGCCCGGCTGACCTCGCGCCAGGTGCGGGAGGTCGCCCGCGATCCGGAAGTCCGCGGCATCGCCCCGATCATGCCGATCGCGCTGGTCCGGCCGTTCGAGGTCCCCGAGGCCGAGGCCGCGACCCAGGCCTGGGGCATCGGCGCGGTCCGGGCCGACGTCTCGGCCTTCAGCGGGGCCGGGGTCACCGTGGCGGTGCTGGATACCGGGATCGACGCCGCCCATCCCGCCTTCGCGGGCGTGGAAGTGGTCCAGGAGGATTTCTCCGGGTCGGGGAACGGCGACAGGCAGGGGCACGGCACCCACTGCGCCGGCACGATCTTCGGGCGAGACGTGGACGGTACGCGGATCGGGGTCGCCCGCGGCGTCAATCGGGCCCTGATCGGCAAGGTGCTGGGCGACGACGGCAGCGGCAACAGCGACATGATCTTCCGCGGCATCCAGTGGGCGGTCCAGGAGGGCGCGCAGGTGATCTCCATGTCCCTGGGCTTCGACTTCCCCGGGCTGGTCGCCCGGCTGGTGGCGGACGGCTGGCCGCCGGAACTGGCGACCTCCGTGGCACTGGAGGGCTATCGCGGCAATCTCCGCATGTTCGACGCGCTGATGGAGATGGTCGAGGCGCGGGCCGCCTTCTCGACCGGGACCGTGCTGGTGGCCGCCGCGGGCAACGAGAGCCGGCGCGACCAGAACAGGGACTTCGAAGTCGCCGTGTCGATCCCGGCGGCGGCCCAGGGCATCATCTCGGTCGGCGCGCTGGGCCAGACCGGGGCCTCCCTGGGCGTGGCGCCCTTCTCCAACACCTTCCCGCAGGTCAGCGCCCCCGGCGTCAACGTGCTGTCGGCCCGGGCCGGCGGCGGGCTGGTCGCCCTGAACGGCACCAGCATGGCGACACCCCATGTCGCGGGCGTCGCGGCCCTGTGGTGGGAGGCCATGGGCGGCGCGCCGGCCCGGATCGCCGCGACGGCGGTCTCGGCGAAGATCCTGGCGTCGGCTCGCACCGAGGTCTTCCTGTCGGACGCGGACCCGGCGGACCGCGGGCTGGGGCTCGTCACGGCGCCGTGA
- a CDS encoding UdgX family uracil-DNA binding protein (This protein belongs to the uracil DNA glycosylase superfamily, members of which act in excision repair of DNA. However, it belongs more specifically to UdgX branch, whose founding member was found to bind uracil in DNA (where it does not belong), without cleaving it, appears to promote DNA repair by a pathway involving RecA, rather than base excision.), translating to MHAVELAHPVDFEGWRAAARRMVLADARPEAVDWRVGAQAGLFGDAAAPVVPEAVRNRAFTVPKDFLELAETVVCHRDPARFALLYGLLWRLTHGDPKLLEVVSDRDVHRAEAMARAIRRDIHKMHAFVRFREREGHYLAWFEPDHFIVERAAPFFARRFANMDWSILTPDRSVHWDGETLHFTPGASRAEVPDEDALEDYWRSYYASIFNPARLKIAAMQSEMPRKYWHNLPEARLIAPLIRDAGRRAAAMVESGVTLPAPKSGRWAEAVPDVRAPEPEGGLQACRRCTLWRNATQAVPGEGPMGARLMLVGEQPGDQEDLAGRAFVGPAGQLLDRALAEAGIVRSDCYVTNAVKHFKFTPRGKRRIHQKPDAGEVEHCRWWLAEEVAAVRPRLIVALGATAGRALLRREVAVQRERGAVLRLEEGRSMLLTVHPSYLLRLPDPAAKRAEYDRFVTDLRLATSFAMTP from the coding sequence ATGCACGCGGTTGAGCTGGCCCATCCCGTCGATTTCGAAGGCTGGCGCGCGGCGGCCCGGCGGATGGTGCTGGCCGACGCCCGGCCGGAGGCGGTGGACTGGCGGGTGGGCGCGCAGGCGGGACTGTTCGGCGATGCGGCGGCGCCGGTCGTTCCGGAAGCGGTACGGAACCGCGCGTTCACCGTGCCGAAGGACTTCCTGGAGCTGGCGGAGACCGTCGTCTGCCACCGCGATCCGGCGCGCTTCGCGCTGCTCTACGGATTGCTGTGGCGGCTGACCCATGGCGATCCGAAGCTGCTGGAGGTCGTGTCGGACCGGGACGTCCACCGGGCCGAGGCCATGGCGCGGGCGATCCGGCGCGACATCCACAAGATGCACGCCTTCGTCCGGTTCCGCGAGCGGGAGGGGCATTATCTCGCCTGGTTCGAGCCGGACCACTTCATCGTGGAGCGCGCGGCGCCGTTCTTCGCCCGCCGGTTCGCCAACATGGATTGGTCGATCCTGACGCCGGACCGAAGCGTCCATTGGGACGGGGAGACGCTGCATTTCACCCCCGGGGCCAGCCGGGCGGAGGTGCCCGACGAGGACGCGCTGGAGGATTACTGGCGCAGCTATTATGCCAGCATCTTCAACCCGGCCCGGTTGAAGATCGCGGCCATGCAGTCGGAGATGCCGCGGAAATACTGGCACAACCTGCCCGAGGCGCGGCTGATCGCCCCGCTGATCCGCGACGCCGGCCGCAGGGCCGCCGCCATGGTCGAGAGCGGCGTGACGCTTCCCGCGCCGAAATCCGGGCGCTGGGCCGAGGCCGTGCCGGATGTCCGGGCGCCGGAGCCCGAGGGCGGCCTCCAGGCCTGTCGGCGCTGTACTCTGTGGCGGAACGCGACCCAGGCGGTCCCGGGCGAGGGGCCGATGGGAGCGCGGCTGATGCTGGTGGGCGAGCAGCCGGGCGACCAGGAGGACTTGGCCGGGCGGGCGTTCGTCGGGCCGGCGGGGCAGCTGCTGGACCGCGCGCTGGCCGAGGCCGGCATCGTGCGGTCGGACTGCTACGTCACCAACGCGGTCAAGCATTTCAAGTTCACGCCCCGCGGCAAGCGCCGCATCCACCAGAAGCCCGACGCCGGCGAGGTCGAGCATTGCCGCTGGTGGCTGGCGGAGGAGGTCGCGGCGGTCCGCCCGCGCCTGATCGTGGCCCTGGGCGCCACGGCCGGCCGCGCGCTGCTGCGCCGCGAGGTCGCGGTCCAGCGCGAGCGCGGCGCGGTCCTGCGGCTGGAGGAGGGCCGGTCGATGCTGCTGACCGTCCACCCGTCGTACCTGCTCCGGCTGCCCGACCCGGCCGCGAAGAGGGCGGAGTACGATCGTTTCGTCACCGATCTGAGGCTTGCTACCTCTTTTGCGATGACGCCGTGA